The Choristoneura fumiferana chromosome 10, NRCan_CFum_1, whole genome shotgun sequence genome has a segment encoding these proteins:
- the LOC141432046 gene encoding protein YIPF6 yields the protein MTSFEAKFDMYPAGDVGVVEGEMNVPTRGVPSGDSMEFNTLDEPIKETFLRDLRAVGNKFYHVLIPREKTSLLKEWDLWGPLLLCTLMATILQGSAERADNSNDGGPEFAEVFVLVWIGAAVVTINSKLLGGNISFFQSVCVLGYCLFPIALALIICRVMLFTTQNTFLFFLRFVISMIGFMWATFAATKFLGDSQPEGKKALAVYPICLFYFILSWLVVSHSNV from the exons ATGACATCGTTCGAAGCCAAATTTGAT ATGTACCCTGCAGGAGACGTAGGCGTGGTGGAGGGTGAGATGAATGTGCCAACACGAGGAGTACCCTCTGGAGACAGCATGGAATTTAATACACTTGATGAGCCTATTAAAGAAACATTT ctcCGAGACCTTAGAGCTGTTGGCAACAAGTTCTACCATGTCCTGATACCCAGAGAAAAGACCAGTTTGTTAAAAGAAt GGGACTTATGGGGCCCATTGCTGCTCTGCACATTGATGGCAACAATCCTTCAAGGTTCTGCGGAGAGAGCAGATAACTCGAACGATGGAGGCCCGGAGTTTGCAGAAGTGTTTGTTCTAGTGTGGATAGGTGCTGCTGTGGTTACTATCAACTCCAAGCTGTTAGGTGGCAACAT CTCCTTTTTCCAGTCGGTGTGTGTCCTAGGCTACTGCCTGTTCCCCATCGCTCTGGCGCTAATCATCTGCCGCGTGATGCTGTTCACTACGCAGAACACCTTCCTGTTCTTTCTACGCTTCGTCATATCTATGATCGGATTTATGTGGGCTACTTTTG CGGCCACAAAGTTCTTAGGTGATAGCCAACCCGAGGGAAAGAAGGCCCTCGCAGTGTATCCCATATGCCTCTTCTATTTCATCCTTTCGTGGCTGGTCGTCTCGCACAGTAACGTTTAA